In Paenibacillus antri, the sequence CGATCTGATGCATCGCCTTGCGCCGTTCCTCGCCGCCGGCGGCAAGGTGCTCGCGACGGGGACGTCCGGCTTGACGCCCGCCGGCGACGCCTTCGCGCTGAAGCTCGGCGCCGCGTACGTCGAGCCGAACCCGTACGTGCCGAGCTACTTCCGCCCGGGCTTCGAGGTCGCCGGGCTGCCTTCGGCGTCCTACGTCATGTACGCGCAAGGCCAGCGCGTCGAGCTGGCGGACGGCGGGGTCGCGCACGGATCGCGGGAGAACTCGTACTTCAATCGCGACGTCTTCGCGTTCTGCTCTCATCAGCATACGCCTAGCACGCTCGAGGCCGACGGCCCCGGCATGACCGAGGGCGAACACGGCATCTACCTCGCATGGAACGTATTCGAGGACTATGCCAAGAAAGGCAGCCTCGTCCTGCGGGAGAGCGTGCTGTACGCGCTGGACCGGCTGCTGCCCAAGAAGACGCTGCGGACGAACTTGCCGGCGCAAGGCGTCGTTACGGTGCAGCGGCAATCGGCGAAGAACCGATGGGTGGCGCATCTGCTATATGCCGCGCCGGTTCGCCGCGGAACGGGCGTCGAGGTGATCGAGGACCTCGTGCCGATGCGGGACGTGGCGGTCGAGATCGCGGCGCCGGCCGGGGCGAAGGACGTCTACCTCGCGCCTAGCGGGGAGAAGCTGCCGTTCGCGCAGGAAGACGGCGTCGTTCGGACGAAAGTGCCGGAATTTACGTCGCACGCGATGGTCGTTTTGCAATTTTAGATTTGTATGAGGTCGTCCGCGCATGCGACAATAGATCCCAAGGAGGGATCCGTCGTATGTGCGGACGTTTTACGTTGACGGCCGATTGGGGCCTCGTCAGGGAATGGTTTTTCATCGAGATGGCGGAACAGATGGAGCGCATCGCTCCTCGATATAACGTAGGACCCGGGCAGGACGTGCTCGCGGTGATCGCCCATGAGGGGAAACGCCGGGCCGGCTGGCTCCGCTGGGGGCTGAAGCCGTCGTGGACCGGAGCCGACGGGAAGGCGCCCGCGCCGCTCATGAACGCGCGCGCGGAATCGCTCGCCTCGCGTCCGACGTTCAAGACGCTGCTGGCGCGCCGGCGCTGCCTCGTGCCGGCGGACGGCTTCTACGAATGGAAGAAGGCCGCGGACGGGAAGAAGCAGCCGATGCGCGTCGTCTTGACGGATCGGCCGCTCTTCTCGTTCGCGGCCCTATATGATACGTATATGGCGGAGGACGGCACGCGGCATCATTCCTGCGTCATCGTGACGACCGAGCCGAACCGGACGATGTCCGCGATTCACGATCGGATGCCGGCCATTCTTCGCCGCGAGGACGAGCCGCTCTGGCTCGATCGGTCCGTCTCGGCGCCGGACCGGCTGCTGCCGCTGCTCCGGCCGTACGACGACGCGGCGATGCGCGCCTACCCGGTGTCCGCGGCCGTCGGCAACGTCCGTTGGGACGCGCCCGCCTGCATCGAGGAGGTCGCTCCCCCGGAGCCGCCGCCTACCTTGGGAACGCTGCTGTAATCGCGTGCACGATCGTGTCGGCCATCGTCATGACGCGATGCAGCGACGTGTTCTGCAGGATCGCGTACGACTTGATGCCGTTCCCGTTCACGATGCCGGCGATGCCGTAATCGCCCACGGGCGGCAGATTGCGCCCCATCGACGCGCCCGGCAGCATCGGCACGTGCGTCACCTGGAAGCGACCGACCGACTCCGGACGGCCGAGCGCCGCGTCGATCGCGACGACCGCCTCGGCGCCCGCGGGAACCGCGGCGAGCTCCGTCATCCACGCCGGCAGCGTGTTCGCGTCGCACGGCGACGCCAGCGTGCCGATGACGCGCTCGTAGCCGGCGTTCGACAGCGCCGTGCCGACGAGCGGGCCGAGCGCGTCGCCGGTCGAGCGGTCCGTTCCGATGCACAGGAACGTGATCGGCCTTCCATTGATCTTGCCGCGCAGGTCGAGCAGCTCGCGCTTCAATCCTTCGCCGTCTACCGTGTACAATCGCTCCATGCTCGTACCTCCGTTCGCGGCTTCGTTTTCGAAGCATTTTCCTAGCAACCATGATACAATGAATCCAACCAAGACGAAAGGACGGGACCTCATGGACCTTACGAAGGCGACGCCGGAGAACGTCGATTACATGGTCGAGCAGATTAAGACGCGGCTCCGGATGGCGACGGGAGCGGCGATCAAGTCGACGCAGTTCAACGAAGAGATGTATGAGGATTTGAAAGACCTCTACGATATGGTCATGAGCAAGGAGCGGTTCAGCATCAGCGAAATCGAGGCGATCGTCTCCGAGCTCGGCAATTTGCGCAAGGGGTAACGCGCACCCGCCCGGCACGAACGGGAAATCCTCCCTCTAATTCGGCTCGGCAGCGGAGAATTGCAGCGATTAAAGGGAAAACCTCCCTCTAATTGCCTGATTTTTCCCATTTTCGGGCCATCTCATCGAAATTAGAGGGACTTTTTCCGTTTTGCATGCGCTGCCGACGGTACGCCTCTCGATTACAAAGAACGAGCCGAAGTCGAATTTCTCGACTTCGGCTCTTTTTTACACCAACGGCGGGGTCCACGGCCACAACCTCGGCTCGAGGAGACGCAGCAGGAACTGAACGTCTTCCTTCCCGAACCCATCGGGACCCGCGAAGTTCGGCAGTCGTTGCCCGCTGTTCATATACTGGAATACATGAACGAGGGACAACGGCTCTGTGCTCGTAGGCTTGATGAGCATGCGCGCATTCGCTTCAAGCTCCCATTCGGACCCATGGTCCGTCAGCGGCAGGAGCGCAATGCCGCTGCCCGTCGCGTAATTCGACCGGACGAGAATTTGTACAGCCCCGGGAGGGACCGCGACGCCTTCGGTTGGCAGCGGGAATCGATACGCCCCCGCCTTCTCCGTCACCGTGCCGATCGGGCTGCCTACTGGCGCACCGAGACTGTCCGCAAAGAGAACATCGTAACTCGCAAGACCCGTCTCGCTCCCCGCGGGACTCCACATGACCGTGCCCGCGATCCGATCCGCGCTCGGATCGATATCGAAAAATCCGAGGTTCATTGCGTGCGGCAAGCCCGGCGTCGGGGTAATCGACGGCAGATCGACGATAGCGGCCGTCGCGCTCTCCTCATAGTCGGAGTTTACCGCGTAGATGCCGATTTTCGCCGCGCCCGACGGGATTGCGATGTTGTTCGGGACGGTAACGTTGGTCGACAGCGTCTCTTTATTCCAATGTCTCAGGAAGAAATAAGAACTGACCTTCTCTTCGTTTTCGTCCAAAAAGTACAGTTGGTAGCCGTAGACGGATTGAATCTCCCCGTTCACTTGCTCCCAAGATAATCGTGCATCAAGCATAGAACCATTCTGATTCCCGTTGAAACTTACAACACTAGGCGCTTGAAGATCGGCGTTGACAACCGCCTCGACGCTCTCTCCCGACGTGTTATCGGTAATTGCAATATTTCTCCAGGCGAGTGCCTGCGGCTGACCTTCCCTACCGACAGTTATCAAGAGGTCACGGTAGAGGGATGTTACAAACGGCTCCACTAGCTCGATCTCGTAGGAACCGGTCGAACCCACTGGGATCCGTGCCATGTCAGAACCGATTTGCCCGTTCTCTAACAGCGACTGAACGATATATTCATCGACGTATGGTTCGCCCGGCGCTTTCGTCCATTGTAACGTGGCTTTGACGTTGCCCCGCATGGCGTCGGCGTCCGACAACTTCGGGTTTTCCGGGAAAAACGGCGCGTCGTACAACGGGAAGAAATCATCTTGGAACCCGCCGGGTGCAAGCATCGTTCGAAGCACCAACGTGTGCCGCCCCGGCGCGATCGCCGTGTTCATCGGGATGGCGACCTCGAGCGCGCCGGACGACGCCGTAGCGATCGCCTCCCCGATCGGCAGGCCATCTTTGTCGCCGAGGAAAACTTCGTAGCCGCTAATCCCGTATTCCATAGCCGCGCTGGACAAGTTCCAGGCTACCCTTCCCCCGATTTCGCCCGTTTCATTATCCTCGTCCAAGAACCTCAAGCCGAACGCGGCATCAGCGGTCGCCCGCACTTCCATCTCGTAAGCGAGCTGCCCGTTGCCGTCCAACAACTGGACCAGGTAATGGTCGACTGGATGCACCAACGGAAACTCGTCTACCGGAATCGTTGCGGGACTCGTGGCCGGAATCTCGCCTATCGGAGTGGAAGTTGTCCCTTCTCCGTGAAACGCTACATAGATCATCCTCAATCTTGCAACAGGCCCGACGTCGGAAGACGGTTGAATCGTCAGCGTATCGTCGGCATAATGCACCTTCGGCAGGTTCACGGGGTTGTCGACGATCGGGAACGGATGCGGCAAGGTGTATACCCCGGATGCTCCGGAGGACCCCGTTATCGTCACCTCAATCTGGATGCCGACGGCTCCGGCCG encodes:
- a CDS encoding SOS response-associated peptidase, coding for MCGRFTLTADWGLVREWFFIEMAEQMERIAPRYNVGPGQDVLAVIAHEGKRRAGWLRWGLKPSWTGADGKAPAPLMNARAESLASRPTFKTLLARRRCLVPADGFYEWKKAADGKKQPMRVVLTDRPLFSFAALYDTYMAEDGTRHHSCVIVTTEPNRTMSAIHDRMPAILRREDEPLWLDRSVSAPDRLLPLLRPYDDAAMRAYPVSAAVGNVRWDAPACIEEVAPPEPPPTLGTLL
- the yyaC gene encoding spore protease YyaC; amino-acid sequence: MERLYTVDGEGLKRELLDLRGKINGRPITFLCIGTDRSTGDALGPLVGTALSNAGYERVIGTLASPCDANTLPAWMTELAAVPAGAEAVVAIDAALGRPESVGRFQVTHVPMLPGASMGRNLPPVGDYGIAGIVNGNGIKSYAILQNTSLHRVMTMADTIVHAITAAFPR
- a CDS encoding DUF1128 domain-containing protein, with amino-acid sequence MDLTKATPENVDYMVEQIKTRLRMATGAAIKSTQFNEEMYEDLKDLYDMVMSKERFSISEIEAIVSELGNLRKG
- a CDS encoding RCC1 domain-containing protein; amino-acid sequence: MRKHTRVWKMASSLLAGALLLQSFLPVPSASAKISDAPGFKQVEAGYYMTSALDENGGVWSWGWRPLGTNMEYEHTLEQPLPTPVRKLNGTPLTGIAQIAVGESHTVALGFDGKVWTWGANDYGQLGDGTYEDSFVAKTIYIPPEAGTVTKVEAGAYFSMALTSGTKVYSWGRNDRGQLGNRNTGNTNVPVLVEVGYMEPLEGIADIQAGNDYALALREESVTGVVYAWGDSSRGQLGTGISAILNPAHPYSEYPVEVSGLGTNVRSIHTDKSADHSIAITDEFHVYGWGENADNQLTDSEASSDWYYTFPVRLPELEALKPNVVATGTSHTLVLDELGNVQGIGTNYKGELAHDTYNATWYNPTVVLSNAGTDITYLAAGQYNSFAVFQGGVGLGWGDNSSNLIGPDAIGDWRVTAPTPLADLIETGYEVRAKIVDYRGGAALGCVDASLYFEMDNVRQLGYAGADGVCVFTDIPSGTSPEFRHNYFGELSGYHSLKRVLGPIAADADIGTVYALPTWMPTAFTFLSADFLSIGDSDPDIGKLSGRLQWDASRWTGDMSSYRAFYVNATGESLGDIGVPFEMNRIDFSGNVIPAGAVGIQIEVTITGSSGASGVYTLPHPFPIVDNPVNLPKVHYADDTLTIQPSSDVGPVARLRMIYVAFHGEGTTSTPIGEIPATSPATIPVDEFPLVHPVDHYLVQLLDGNGQLAYEMEVRATADAAFGLRFLDEDNETGEIGGRVAWNLSSAAMEYGISGYEVFLGDKDGLPIGEAIATASSGALEVAIPMNTAIAPGRHTLVLRTMLAPGGFQDDFFPLYDAPFFPENPKLSDADAMRGNVKATLQWTKAPGEPYVDEYIVQSLLENGQIGSDMARIPVGSTGSYEIELVEPFVTSLYRDLLITVGREGQPQALAWRNIAITDNTSGESVEAVVNADLQAPSVVSFNGNQNGSMLDARLSWEQVNGEIQSVYGYQLYFLDENEEKVSSYFFLRHWNKETLSTNVTVPNNIAIPSGAAKIGIYAVNSDYEESATAAIVDLPSITPTPGLPHAMNLGFFDIDPSADRIAGTVMWSPAGSETGLASYDVLFADSLGAPVGSPIGTVTEKAGAYRFPLPTEGVAVPPGAVQILVRSNYATGSGIALLPLTDHGSEWELEANARMLIKPTSTEPLSLVHVFQYMNSGQRLPNFAGPDGFGKEDVQFLLRLLEPRLWPWTPPLV